The proteins below come from a single Streptomyces sp. M92 genomic window:
- a CDS encoding ATP-binding protein, which translates to MNGAARNGNRPREASVRVSAEYEGRPGDIARGRELARAFLTRVRATRDRPVPDRAVDLVQLVVSELLTNACKYAPGPSLVDLELAGDRVEVTVWDSDPVLPVAESADPDRVGRHGLEIVMAVCQSFEVHREPVGKRMRAAVRLADDRDGTALGHAS; encoded by the coding sequence ATGAACGGGGCTGCCCGGAACGGGAACCGGCCGAGAGAAGCGTCGGTCAGGGTGTCGGCGGAGTACGAGGGCAGGCCCGGCGACATCGCCCGGGGCCGGGAGCTGGCCCGCGCCTTCCTGACCCGCGTGCGGGCCACGCGGGACCGGCCGGTGCCCGACCGCGCGGTCGACCTGGTGCAGCTCGTGGTCAGCGAGCTGCTGACGAACGCCTGCAAGTACGCGCCCGGTCCGTCACTCGTCGACCTGGAGCTGGCCGGGGACCGGGTGGAGGTCACGGTGTGGGACAGCGATCCGGTGCTGCCGGTGGCCGAGAGCGCCGACCCCGACCGGGTCGGGCGGCACGGGCTGGAGATCGTCATGGCCGTCTGCCAGAGCTTCGAGGTGCACCGCGAGCCCGTCGGCAAGCGCATGAGGGCCGCGGTGCGGCTCGCGGACGACCGCGACGGCACGGCCCTCGGCCACGCGTCCTGA